From Rhododendron vialii isolate Sample 1 chromosome 7a, ASM3025357v1:
ataaaaaagaaattaattaaagcaaatgtttttttattttatgcagCTAGCTAGGCTGTCACTTTTTACCAGGTGGGCAATGATCATCATAGTCTAAACGTACGAAATGGATCAACCACCGCACGTAATATAATACACACTTGCATGTTTCCAAAGAATTATCATCCTCCATCTGCAACCTGCAGCTTGAAACATTTTCAGTTGTTTCACAAAATCCATGGCCAAATCACTAGCTAGCTAGCACCGCGGCAGGTCTGCCGGCGGGTGTGGAAGGGTCTCCAACTCTCCTTGCCCATTCTTTACTATAAAAACCACCGACAATCCCCATGACAAATGTATCTCCAAGTGACAGTGCATGAACCATACTCCTATAACATATAGTAACATATAATTAAGTGGGGAATCAATCAACAATTGACACATGTAACCTATATAGCAAACATATATAATGTGGGagattcaatttatttttatttatttatttttggtaaaataGCATTCAGAGTGCTATtttctgaagaagaagaagaagaagaagaagaagaagaagttgtgaGAGTATTATGTTGCGTGCATGTTAAAGTTTTGTGAAACAGTACGTGTTCATAATGTTATCTCTTGGaaaagattcaaagaaagtaggagtaatatttttagTGCATGTAATTACCTGGATTGTCAGCGACAAAGCGAATTGCGGCCCATCCGCCAGCCGGAACTCCAATCGTATTCATGTAAGGTGGATCGACCAAGTTGAAATTGGCAGTTTGAGGGTTATAGTTCCCGGTACCATACCCTACGACATAGAAGCTATAGCCATGGAGATGAATCGGGTGGTTTTCGGTGGTGACGGTTCCTGTGTCCTGCAAAATTAATTGCACTCGGGACCCAAATTCAAGGACCTTAGTCCTAGTCCCTCTAACTGACTGGGTATCAATAGGAATGGTATTAGGTGCCCCATTGACAAAGTCATAGAATTTAAGGGGTACCCCAGGGAAATCCTCGGAATAATACCCATGAATATGTTTGTAATAAGCCTCGAGAAGTGAAACGTTAGGCTTAATAAAACTGATGTTATTCATTGAAGCGGCCATAATCCCACCATTAACGCCCTGGCAATTCTGCTGTGGCGTCTTGGAATTGCACTTTTGAACGTTTAATCCGATGGTAATGAAAAGATTGGAGTCAATCTCTTTTGGGACAGGCACGGGATTAAGGCTTTTTAGGCCATCCATAACGGTCTTAACGGCAAGATTATCATTAAAACTTGGTAACGGAGCTGGTAAGGCTAAACTATATGGCATGGCACCCAAGTACTGGAAATATGCAACGGATTTTATGCTTTGGAATGGGACATTTTGAGCGGACATGAAGGGACCCATGCCCATAGAGTACCGTCCGATGGGCTGATTGGCCGTGACGAGGACGTTGACAGTCTGACCGGGTCCTAGCATCACACGGTCAGTAGAGAATGGCTTTGTGTACTCTGCATCCGCTTCCACGATTGTTAATTTGTGATTAGCAATGGCAAAGAAGTTCTCCATGTTTAGCCCCGCGTTGATTAACCTTAACAGGTATGTCTTCCCGGGAACCACATCAATTTTATAAACATCTGAAACAACAATGAGTATTAATGCTGCTAATTAATACTACTAGAAACAATTAATGCTCTAGAAACAATTAATGCTACTGATGGAGTGCATATATAGATCCGGATAAAGATGTGTCCAATACTTGTGAATCTAATACAATAGATCCAGTGTTCACACACATTAAACGATTTCGGAAACATACGTGTGCGAAcctatatataattaaaaaagcAAGAGAACattatcaaattaaaaaaacaagtcaaacttttACTAAGCATGCATGCGTGCGCATAATGTGTTGTGCAATTAATACTCGATCTCCCCTTATCTAAACTAAAACTACTATATATGGTGTACCTTAAAGAAAATCCAAGTCATTGTGAGTAGGTTATAGTGGTTGCATTTTAAGTTATTGTAAAAAGGAATACAATCACTCCATGATACTACGTACCATTATTCACGAGAAATTTTCAACTCATAATGTACGTCGTCTTGCTAAAAGCTTCTTGGCTTTTATAGTGGAGTATATCTTAGAGCATGACATTGTCTTGGTCAAACATACATGATAGCTAGCCTGGGATTGTTTTTGTTACTAGAAGTCTTGCTAAGGATCACAGCAAAATTTAGCGGTAAATGTGAATTACAAATGAGATATATATTTATTCTAGCTAGCAAGCTAGCATAACTAGAATTACCATCGCTTGAACAGTTGTAGTTAGGGCCAGGGTGTCCGTTGATTGTGAAAGCGTCCGCTGTTGGAGGACCTCCGCCACTTGCTAATACCGCCTGCTCAAGTTGTACAAGGTCTCTCAGCCAATACTCCCCTGTTTATCATCAGCTATCAAATCCATAAGTACTAGCTAGAATACCACTCCCCTGTTTATGTCTATATGCTAGCTAGAGATGAACAACTTACCTAGGATGATGATGTGCTCTTCATAAGGGTACATAAAAGGGTATGGTACTCCAGTTTTAGGGTAGACAACAATGGCACCATGAACAGTGGCCCTGAGCCAAGATACATGAGCATGCCAAAGAAGGGTGCCCTTCTGTTGCAACAACGTAAACTCATACGTaaatgtttgtccggtttgGATTGGGCACTGGGTAATGTACGACGGACCATCGGACCAACACGATAGCCTTTGTCGAACACCATGCCTGAAATTAACATCGATCACAAACATAATATTTATTAACGATGCTCTATATAAAATAGTACAGACTACCAAAAATACGATAGAAACTCTCTCACAACATTTTTTCATTCTTGGTGATAAGTTAGTAAGGTTTACCAATGTATTGTGGCATTGTAGGGCGATTCGTTGGTGACTCTGATGATGACTCTATCGTCTTCTTGGGCATAAACAACAGGCCCAGGATACATTTCGTTGATTGTGACGATATCCTTGGTGTAGCACAACTTTGTAATTTTCTTGGTTTGCACCTATATATCATCATTCATcaggtacaaaaaaaaagaatatttctAAATTGACCCTATGAGGACATAACATACATGTATACGTACTTAAGGTATTGATCGATAATCATTGAAATTTTAGAACACAAGTAATAACTAGTTTTAACCAATATATTGGCTTCCGATATTGGCAAATATATTGTTGTACCATCATTATCGATACATACCAACATACTGCGATTTGAAACATTGCATGCATCTTACTAAAAGAAAACACTGGTAtatataaaaaatgaatgagaACAAATGCAAGAGAGGAGAGACCTTGAAGTCGTAGAACCTGGTTGATCTTCCACCAGGCCAGAATGCCATAGCATGCATAGTTTGAGTAGCATACAAAATAACTAAGCTCAACCATAGTGTAAATGAAGTGATCACTAAGTTGGCCATTTGTGGAGATCGATCGAGTGTGTTGATGGGGAGGGTTTTTAATGGAGAGATCGAtgaatttgtttatttatttataaaggccgtgagagagagagagagagagagagagagagagagagagagagagagagagagagagagagagagaagaaaagggcTCTGTGAAGATGTATTATGTTTTGTCAGCTTTCATCATGATTCTTCAAGGTAGCATGGACCTGTGCTGTAATAATAAGTTGTTGGAATACTGTTTATTACTGTAGTAAATTCAATCTGTTATAAAGCTAGCTAGGATGgggtctctctctttttcctttccttttcaatatatatatatatatatatatatagtagcaAAACATGTCTATTCATGAAACAATATAATCATTCTATCTCCGCATCCAAATACATACTTAATTATACATCTATATTCATAATAGGGGTGAAGCCTGCACATACTACACACTCAGTGTGTATGGAATCTACCTCTATTATAAGTGggtgtggagttagaatttcTCCTATTCATGAAATCATGTGTTTTGACCATAATCGTACGCACGCACCTGCTCTCTAAACATGCATGCGCCATTTTTCAGAACCCACCTCCACACCCTACCTGCCCCTGCCCTACGTACGTACACCCATACCAGCCCatctaataataataaaacactTCTTTTTTCTCTAAATCAGCAAAAAGATCAGTACTCCAAAGCTTACTAATTGCAAACTTAAAACATATTTATAAGTAGTACTAACTTCACTAGCTACTGACTAAGTTGTTGCATATTTATGCATGTCCTTATCCACCGTAAACATGTTACTATTATATGTCTAGACAATATCAATTGAATCATGAAATTAATCAATTACACGCACCCGGGCCACCCTATATATCCTACTCAATTTTATCCCCCCAATTCAGTGCTTGGGCTGGCTAAATGTGGCACATGTTAGTGGCAAATTCATTAGGGAGCTAGGGAACAAAGAGCGATACTGCATGTATGTCCAAAGTCTTTAAAATTTATGTGTCTTGTCAGTTTATATGTACGTTTGACTAATCTTGAAAGACAAATCCTATCGTCAACAAGCGGGAGCTTCAGTTAAAATCAGAGCAAAGCTCTGTATAAATTGGCTTCATAGGAGTTAATATACAGCTAACACGTGAGATACATATTTTGAACACAAGACCTTACCACGGAGCAAACCGGCCCCTAAGTCTGGCCGGAACAAGAGATGCCCACATACACATGGGGGAAAGGAAACGAATAGCGATAATGACTATCGAAGACAAACCAACAGTTGTTGTTACTCGGTATGTAAAAGTAAAATCTCAGGAAAACCCAAAAGGAAAAAGTGAGGGGAAAAGAGGGGAGTACGGTTTTGCTTCGCTTTTATTGGTCAGTTTCTCTCCGACCAAAAGTAATTGATGCACGCCTTCCCAACCCCACCTTTGATCTTTCTGAAGATGATGAAACTTCTAAAAAGATTCACCATATTcgtttcataaaccaaaatattGCTCTACCAATCTGGTTTTGATTTAAAcgagctagctagctagatgTAGCTCGAAATTCCCGTTTGATTCTATGACCCCACGATTGACCTAAGTTGTTGGTATAATGTACTACATGTTATGCGACCAAGCTGATGATGGTGCATGTTCCACTGGCAATGATACTAATTTCTAGCTAGCTTTATCGATCATCTATGCAGCCTGCAGAGCCTGTAAATGATGGTTTCACGACCCACCCAATGCATATACGTACTCAAGGCCTAAGGGTAGCTACGACCTTGGTACGTTCACTCGTTGCCTCTTTCTGTATGTTTTGTTTGATTCTCCACAGTTTATCTCTCATATATAATTAGATTAGATCGAATCTCTTGAGTTTCCAGAACACTGTGCATGCGTCCTTTGCTTACAAAGCATGATATATACTCTACgtttatatatacacatgttgACATATAAATCATATATAGTTGCATGCAAGGCGTCAATAGGTGATggacatacatatatataatcatATCATTATAATTTTCCCAGTGATCGAAGATTGAAGTAGACTGTTACTTGCTTACAAATCCAAACAAAGTTAAGCTCCAAATTGCTGACCTTTATATATCTTTAGATTAAGTTTGAGTGCTAAAGCTTAACAACTTTATAAAGACTTCTCAACGAATCTCTCAtttacacccccccccccccccccacaaaaaaaaaaaaaaaaaccttgtatAAAAACTCGTTTACCAACTTCAGAAAATATTTACGTCGAAATACTTTTCTTCTTTCCACACGTGCCTGTTGGAAAAGTAAACTTCATTTTAGGAATTTATGAATTCTAGGGAGTTGTGTACGTAGATACATGATGCATGAATGATATGGTTCGTGTATGTAGTTGAATAGTTTTTTGAAGTATTTAATTGTATGATGAAGGGTCATGAACATGTACTTGACTAGGTTCATGTTACTAGGAGCCTATAAATATCTACGTATCTAGTGGCCACCCACAGTGGAGAAAAATAGTGGGGTTGAGTAGAGCGAATGAACCACAATGAAGTTGTCAAGTGTAATGAAGTAGCTAGTGTGAAGTGTTTATTTCACAAATAGCATGTTATCTTCTCCCCTACGTCTCTTCCTGTGTGAGTGTTTTGGGCCCATCGTAGTTTTCCAACAGTGCCACGTTTGAAGTTGTTGATTAGGAAGACAGATTATAAGTACTCCAAAAGCACAAAATATATACCACTCTGAGAAAAGAAACTTCAATCTTATGAGAATAATAATCTGAATAGTTATTGGAAAACCAATGAAAGAAACTAAAGTACTGCGCATAAAACCTGATTGGTAtttcactttaagtcttttCATCTATCCAATTTACTAAATTTCACTACAACAGCGATGGTTCAACAGaaactttttgattttcttgtgtCTCTTTCAAATGAGGTAGTAATTCATTAGACGGATTTCTACTTTCTTACAGTAAGTAAATAGGAGTAATAGTGGATTAGTGGTATATATGCAAAGTATTGCATGTAGTTGTTATAAGTTGGCATCTAGAGATGGGGAAAAATTGGAATTTTTAGATGGAGAAGGTGTAAGTCACGTGGAGTGTGGTCCCCTTCTGACATGAGTCTCCTTCTTGAAGGAGAATTGAGAATACCAGTTTTGGGTCCTTCAGGTTGagacaaacaaaaacacaacttcCAACACCTCTGATGAGGCGGCGAATTTGTTTTAAGGGCATCGTGTGAAACACGGGCCTAGGTTTCCACCTCTTGTTCTTTTACTACAGTTTGTTTTATTAATTCGTATTCTGTAATTTCTGTTCTTGTTGTAAATTCTGGAAATTAGtaaaattgtttattgtttttctaCACTTGTCATAGATCCACATATTCCTCTTCGACCATATATATCTCGAAGATTCAAACCCAACTCtctcaggggaaaaaaaaaacttcttgcAGTAGCAGGCCCAAAGGCCGAAAGCAGCTGTTGGCCATTAGCACAATCCGACGAATAGGTTATTGTCACTGAATGGGGAAAATTGAAGCAAACATATCAATTTTGCCCTATAGAAAACTCGCATTGAAAAGACTGCATCAATAGCTAAAGAACATTATGCACAACTGCATTGCCTGCAGTATTTTCTCGCTATTGATGTAATGAGAATGATGAATGAGATGATCAAAGATTCGAAAAACAACTAGTATGATAAGCTTCTGCTATAGCCTACAGTGAAGTTTAGATACAAAACCTTAGGAGTTAGGATTAGGCTAAGATCGTAACTAACTGAAACGGCAGATCAACTTTGTTCATGTTGCACAACTAAAAGAGCAAAGGTGAAATGTTTCCACCTCAAAAGCCTGTGCAGAGTCATATATGTACTGTACAAGTGAGTTTAGCAGCTGAGGCTAATTAATATGGAGTACTCCATTCAAGAAGTCACTATGCCTCCTAACAAGGAGCCAAATTCTGGACAAAATAAGTAACACTCTTTAAGAACAAAAAGCATACCTTTCATGTCAACTTCTGCAGGGTCATAAGACTCATACCTCAACAACCAATTTAATCTTCAACTCTCTCTTTGTCTTTTTGCCCCTCAACTTCCCCACAACCCATTATTAAGCTTACACTTCAACCACACTCAGCAAATTGAGTTCAATCAATACATTCTGATaaaatccaataaaactatAAAGAGAAATCTCCCAATTACAGAAATAAAAGTGTTTAATTCCCCCCCCGGTAAATAGTGGAGTagataaaccaaacaaaggccTAACAGGACCATTAACACGTGGTACACGAATAGTTCAAAAAACTAACCAACATAACCAATGAGGCCAATAAATTCGTGAGAAATCACACatagaatagaatagaatagGAGGAGAAATAAGCCATCGAAATTGCAACTCCAAATTTCTGATTTAATCACATTTTTCACAAAACCGTGCTGATTATCCACCCAAACAACACAACAAAaccatcaacaacaaaaaaacaaaaaacaaaattgaattcaaaatcctatGCACATAATCCAACATATTCTTATATATTGTCATCGCACATGCGTATGTGAGTGTCGATGCATATGTGGAGTCAGACGGGAGGAAGCTTATCCTTATCGGTGGGGGTGTTGGGGAGGTGGAAGGAGGAGCAGTCGAGGGATGGGAGCTTGGTGAGCATGAGGGGGCGATCCTTGGCCtcttcctcgtcgtcgtcgAGGTCGTCGTGGGAGGTGCTGAGGTTGATGCAGGCACAACGCTCCAGCGACACGAAGAAAGCCGACGCCACGCTCGTCCCCACCCAATTCGCCATCCGATCCAGCTTGTCGCACGTCATGAACCCGCAATTGTTCACCATCGTTTGATTTCCAGACATTCTAGCTTTTTGTCTCTGGATTTTTCAATTTGTGGGTTTGAGAGACTTGATTATTTGAGAGGAAATCACGACGTCTGAAAGTTTCAAGAGAGATTGGGGAACGGTTAGGAGACAGAGAGGGGCGAGGCAAAAGGGTTTGGTCGGTTGAAAACAAGGTACAATGAGTGGAGTAGTTTGTGTACGTGTTTATTTTGGCTGACGAGAGGATGTTTACTTCAATCACGGTACGTCCATTTTGATtttaaacggttcagattttaataatttaaaaaaaaaattaattacaatAAATTATAATCgttcataattgattttcaatctgaaccgttgaaaaaCATTTTGGATGGTCGCGATTGAATTCTGTAATAAATTCTTTACGGGATAGCCGTAAAGAAGATTTCATCATTTTGGATACAATCAATGAAGATTGGTATGCTACACGTCACATGGCAAAATTTAAGAGGATTTTATAGGGTGTATCTTTGATGTGTtcccctttcaaaaaaaatctttgatGTGTTCCTCAAGCAGTTCTtatcctttcctttcctttcctcttGAGCGGGGAAGAATTGAATGACAATCATCTCTTCTACTGCTAATAACTCATCAACTGAAGATTCCCTTGTGTTTCATGCGGCAGCCAAGCGCAGTGTTCAGCCTAGAAGATCAGATCAGACTCCTTTCGTCTCTCATGTCCACCGTATCATCACTGTTCACCATCCACCAATGACTACTTTACATATTTTATTCACCGACAAGAGGCTGCAAATAATGATTTAGTGCGACATTAgtattttgatttggaaaattctaaaatcaattcAAGGGGATGACAATAATAAatatgtgaatgtatattaaatggTGTATAAAGCATACAAGAATACGTGTTTTATTTGTCTTCtaatgtgtttatcgtcagtttagtgggctgacaatagtaagaGCGTTTTGATTTTATAACAACAAATTTGGTCTTTGATACTAGTAATAACTAGTAAGTAATGACCGACACTTGAAATAGTACTTGTTTGATACTGTGTATAATACAGTACAGTAATAAGCACCCTACTCTTTAATAAGTCTTAACACTCACATTACAACAAGTACAGTGAAGGAGACACAAGGAATGCACATGCAGGCCACGTGACAATTTCCGTCAAAGAAAGCGGGTGGGTAAGTGTATGCCAAGGGATAACATTGtcagtttatttatttacttgaGGGACAAAAGTGAGATAAAGCGCATACTTAAGTAGGAAAGTTGTAATTACTCCTCATGGAACTTaggggaaggaaaagaaaaggaagaaaaataaaaaagaaagaaaatgagagaaaaattgaagtgaaaatttactatttactaCCCTCAAAATCTGCTTTGTTTaattgagagtttagtttaattttgatagtggatagaaagaaaaatatgataatgattagaactaggggtaatgattagaaagaaatgaaaaaataataattaaaaaaataaaataataattaaaaaaaaagtacaataataatttgaaaacaaaactaaaactaaaatgaaatggaaaccgaacaaagcctcttttctctttctctacaaCCGAACAATAGGttaaaaaattctttaattttcaaatcttttcttttcctgaGTTGCAAACAGAGCCCAAGAGGGAAGGAAATTTCACCAGCCTCTCTCCACTGCAAACCTCTGTTCTCCCCCTCCCCGTTCccgccgtctctctctctctctctctcgcacaaCAATGCAAGACAGAAGATCCAGTACCACcacagccaccaccaccaccgcctccaACGCCACACCAATCGAATCAGACAACTCATCCACGGCCGTCGATTTCGCTGACAAATTGCCTCTCCAGCTCATCCAATCCGAGACAATCCCGCCTGcgccgatccgatccgaatccgccGTCGACTGGTTACCGGACTTCTCCGGGTACTCATGGGTCGCCTACGGAGCCTCCTCTCTCCTCGTGATCTCTCActtcccctcccctctctcccaAGAAGAAACACTCATCGGTCCCATTTTCCGCCAGGTCTTCCAGCTCTCCACCGACGCTTCGGCCCTGGTTTCTTCAGTCTCATGGTCCCCTGCCATGCCTTCTGTTGGTGACCTCGCTGTTTCTTTGGATAACTGTATCGGCTTGTTTTCCCATAATTCAGCCGTTTCTGATGGTAAGTCTAGTTTCAAGCTCTGTTTATTCCAGTTGTTAGGTCATGTGTAGTAGGTGTTATCGTGAAAGATAACTACTTTTGTCTTGCTAGGTGTATGATATATGTATCCATGGAACGAATTTTAAAATGTTGTCTGCTTCGTCCAGATTATTTAAACACCGTGTATTGAATAGGTTGTGAGAAAACGTTTGCGAGACAGCTACAATAGGGACCGCACTCTATGATGTGAAAGGTTGAATAGATAAGAAATGCTAGCATCAAAGGAGTATTACTGAAGTGGGAATGTGGAGAGGCAATGAAAATCTAGGAAATAGGAGTTTCGAGAAGAATGAATTCTGAGATAGTGGAGGTCCAAGAGGTAGCAATTACTGATACTAAATGTGGAAAATCAATTGATAGCCTGTGTAATGAAGCTGAATACCTCTTTCTAAATGATTTTTGTAAATAAGATTCTTGAACAAAGAAGTTGATCTTTGTTAAACAAACTTTTCTAGACTCATAGAGATTTGGGTTTTGATCTTTGGAGAATGAAATATGTAGTATGTAGATTGATCTTGTTGAACGTGGGATATGGTAGTGCAATGGTGTCAAAGTGTTTGTAGATCCGCTCTAATGATGGTCATTGGTCACCGTGGTAAGAAGGAAGAATGTGTTTGAGCTTTTGTTTAATGGGACTATCATATTAGCTCAGACTATCATAATCGGCTAATCGCTATAGCTGATAGGAATCCCGGTTCGGCTGCCAAGCTTAGaaagcactctctctctctctctctctctctctctctctctctctctctctctctctctctctctctctctctctctctctgtgtaatGAATGTAGTTTTAATGATGGTTGCCGGGGTAAGAAGGTGGAATGTGTTTGAGCTTTTTGTTAAATGGGACCATCATATTACCATGGTCTATAACAAATGGAGTGAGTTATCACTAAATTAAACTCACAAAAGAAATTGTTTTCCATTATTTATATGTTCCAGGAATGGTAttcattttttcccctaaaaATTGGAGAAAGACTTTCACAGTTTTCTGAGGCAGGGACATCGAAAAGGCTTGAAAAGATGCTCGGAAGGAGTTTTTCAATGGGTTAGCTGTGTTTGGCACTTTGGCTTTAACATATTTGTTTGCTAGGATGATTATTGCTTTGCTAAATGGGAAGTGGTTATACTCTTTCCTTATCGTGGGACAAGGGTCGAACAtctggaaaaataaaaataagtctTCACAATAGTGATGCAACTTTGAAGTAGTACAAAAATCAAATGGAAGGCATGGTTGGTAAATACGGTTGACATCATTTACCACTTGAACAAAAATATTACTTATACTGTATTTCAGGAATAAGATTTTGATATCTTCATTGATACATATAGCTCTGTTTATTCCAACTTTTAAGTTATGATGAG
This genomic window contains:
- the LOC131333253 gene encoding laccase-6 — protein: MANLVITSFTLWLSLVILYATQTMHAMAFWPGGRSTRFYDFKVQTKKITKLCYTKDIVTINEMYPGPVVYAQEDDRVIIRVTNESPYNATIHWHGVRQRLSCWSDGPSYITQCPIQTGQTFTYEFTLLQQKGTLLWHAHVSWLRATVHGAIVVYPKTGVPYPFMYPYEEHIIILGEYWLRDLVQLEQAVLASGGGPPTADAFTINGHPGPNYNCSSDDVYKIDVVPGKTYLLRLINAGLNMENFFAIANHKLTIVEADAEYTKPFSTDRVMLGPGQTVNVLVTANQPIGRYSMGMGPFMSAQNVPFQSIKSVAYFQYLGAMPYSLALPAPLPSFNDNLAVKTVMDGLKSLNPVPVPKEIDSNLFITIGLNVQKCNSKTPQQNCQGVNGGIMAASMNNISFIKPNVSLLEAYYKHIHGYYSEDFPGVPLKFYDFVNGAPNTIPIDTQSVRGTRTKVLEFGSRVQLILQDTGTVTTENHPIHLHGYSFYVVGYGTGNYNPQTANFNLVDPPYMNTIGVPAGGWAAIRFVADNPGVWFMHCHLEIHLSWGLSVVFIVKNGQGELETLPHPPADLPRC
- the LOC131333258 gene encoding uncharacterized protein LOC131333258, which produces MSGNQTMVNNCGFMTCDKLDRMANWVGTSVASAFFVSLERCACINLSTSHDDLDDDEEEAKDRPLMLTKLPSLDCSSFHLPNTPTDKDKLPPV